In Spirochaetota bacterium, one DNA window encodes the following:
- a CDS encoding transposase, whose translation MEEWAYQERISDFNDWWHCFVKTTVIVVLGIDKKGNKAALGAWEGSTENSRVCTDLLHNLIERGFDLSVLKLSVIDGGKAIRNALNDVYCRK comes from the coding sequence ATGGAGGAATGGGCCTATCAAGAAAGAATATCCGATTTTAATGATTGGTGGCATTGTTTTGTAAAAACTACAGTAATAGTAGTATTAGGCATAGATAAAAAAGGTAATAAGGCTGCATTAGGAGCCTGGGAGGGTTCTACTGAGAACAGCAGGGTTTGCACTGATCTTTTACATAATCTTATAGAACGGGGATTTGATTTATCAGTATTAAAATTATCAGTTATTGATGGCGGCAAAGCAATAAGGAATGCGTTGAATGATGTATATTGTAGAAAGTGA
- a CDS encoding pectinesterase family protein codes for MRRFIVVLFVCFGVCAYSTCKEDSSDRIMFYPATNPYPTFNISSIPSGNTCPHGGIQIETGIDDNNNGALDPEEVDNTENICNEGAQYQNMIVVAKKGGNYTSVQSAIDSIGNADADNPYLIWIAPGVYSETVVMKSYVHIQGAGQEVTIITSMVGGNAYPPIEGTLILTSNTSLRDLTVMNNGTSDYNTALLTEVGANFTQIADVTIKAQGSGLYNYAICISGSGTNIELLNVTALSENGSLLNCGLHNRDSSTATLQGGTFTGKGGASAYGLYNNESATLDVENVTALAEESSSNYGLYNSGSATAILRGGSLTGRGGSTSRGIYTYEDSTWLDVERCSILAENGSSSNRGLESSVGADSIVTQSVVECADITVIKSGGGGPVTLTDCVLVGGLAQGNVSCVAVTRNDTFLASGCP; via the coding sequence ATGAGAAGATTTATTGTAGTATTATTTGTTTGTTTTGGGGTATGCGCTTACTCAACCTGTAAAGAAGATTCAAGCGATAGGATAATGTTTTATCCAGCCACTAATCCATATCCGACTTTTAACATTTCAAGTATACCTTCAGGGAACACATGTCCTCATGGCGGCATCCAGATTGAGACGGGTATTGATGACAATAACAATGGTGCGTTAGATCCAGAGGAAGTTGACAATACTGAAAATATTTGCAATGAAGGGGCTCAATATCAAAACATGATTGTAGTTGCCAAAAAAGGAGGCAACTATACAAGCGTCCAGTCTGCGATAGACAGCATCGGTAATGCGGATGCCGACAACCCTTACCTTATATGGATTGCACCGGGTGTATATAGTGAAACTGTGGTAATGAAATCCTATGTCCATATCCAGGGGGCTGGCCAGGAAGTGACTATCATAACAAGCATGGTCGGTGGAAATGCATACCCCCCGATCGAGGGCACGCTAATATTAACATCAAACACAAGCCTGCGGGATTTGACAGTGATGAACAACGGCACTTCAGACTACAACACAGCCCTATTGACCGAGGTAGGCGCCAACTTCACTCAGATTGCAGATGTGACGATAAAGGCGCAGGGAAGCGGCTTATACAACTATGCCATATGTATTTCAGGTAGCGGTACAAACATCGAGCTTCTAAACGTCACTGCTCTGAGTGAGAATGGTAGTTTATTAAACTGCGGTCTGCACAATCGTGATAGCTCAACAGCTACGTTGCAAGGCGGCACTTTCACCGGGAAAGGTGGGGCAAGCGCTTACGGCCTTTATAATAACGAAAGCGCTACTTTGGATGTAGAAAACGTCACTGCCTTGGCTGAGGAGAGTAGCAGTAATTATGGTCTTTACAACAGTGGTAGCGCAACGGCGATTCTGCGCGGTGGATCCCTTACCGGACGTGGTGGATCCACCTCTAGGGGTATATACACTTATGAAGATTCTACATGGTTGGATGTCGAAAGGTGCAGCATCTTGGCCGAGAATGGAAGCTCAAGTAACCGTGGTCTGGAGAGCAGTGTTGGAGCTGATTCAATAGTGACACAGAGTGTCGTAGAATGCGCGGATATTACAGTTATAAAAAGTGGTGGAGGTGGCCCAGTAACGCTTACCGATTGTGTGTTGGTAGGCGGTCTGGCTCAAGGCAATGTGAGTTGTGTGGCAGTTACGAGGAATGATACCTTCCTAGCAAGTGGTTGCCCATAA
- a CDS encoding PAS domain S-box protein, with the protein MKIENKTKKELLIELKEITQRIAELGAIEAKRNQAEDALSLALIEQKSIMDAIPDIIVLLDLNGYIIRWNKNAENISGYSSKELKNKHVSELFNDNDRTDFPEIMKKILEDDHIYVQGHLCMKDGRNVPYRWNAATMKDSQGNAISITAVGRDITERIQREEALNKAILEQEIIMDAIPDILCILDLKGNIFKWNKKLEVITGLTSKELLGKSPRDFFSNKEEILNIDKKIKEGFNKGYAGVEVHLLGKDGISIPYQFVGSILRDIYGKIIGSIVLGRDITDLREAEERTLSSESKFRAVFENANDMILLLDRYTIIDCNPRIKAMFGYDYDSILGHKLYEIAPSRQPDSLWSKESAFEKIESALSGEPQFFEWQLISNDGKILDTEINLNRVEIDGKMLIQAIVRDITERKRAEKINRNLAKLKDSLISATILISKRLDIDTITKETLSMAKRLTGASSAIFLYCVDEKIIKSIEDGVSDDDAGIIKSWIMENTIHDIFHYERKTIRTADIFKGIKNVNLHKSITNIRSFLGTPIIYGDKILGSISLINKLNSHEFSIQDQDIIETLATHAAAAINNTRQYEETKSINVELEERIRERTKELEEAVLSAEVANRAKSNFLANMSHELRTPLNAIIGFSDVLKEQFFGELNEKQAEYVEDILESGRHLLELINDILDISKVESGKMELELSKVNIKELLENSLVMIKEKALKHNIKLDLRITQPELNELEILVDERKLKQILFNLLSNSSKFTPDGGSILLETHRKWRELIISVTDTGIGIPPEYHKKIFHEFHQIRDELHDKTPGTGLGLSICKRFVEMHGGKIWVESEGEGKGSKFIFQLPIKYEDEISLFRIINFETVLNHLKRIISLSKRYERTFTLCRLHADGKDFGEEVLQIMDVIGKEKRDYDFIGIDNEGDINLILQEINIQKAKSACIRFKRKLEKAIDGLTVSFSLAAFPEDGEEPERLLKKVSLSQEERPATIG; encoded by the coding sequence ATGAAAATCGAGAATAAAACTAAAAAGGAACTCCTTATTGAGTTAAAAGAGATAACCCAACGCATAGCCGAATTGGGAGCAATAGAGGCCAAGCGTAATCAAGCTGAGGATGCGCTATCTTTAGCACTAATAGAGCAAAAGAGTATTATGGATGCTATCCCAGATATTATTGTTCTGCTAGACCTTAATGGGTATATTATCAGATGGAATAAAAATGCGGAGAATATCTCTGGGTACTCCAGCAAGGAGCTGAAAAACAAACATGTATCTGAGTTATTTAATGATAATGATAGAACAGATTTTCCCGAAATAATGAAAAAAATATTAGAAGATGACCATATATATGTGCAGGGTCATCTATGCATGAAGGATGGGAGAAATGTGCCCTATCGCTGGAACGCTGCTACTATGAAGGATTCGCAAGGTAATGCGATCAGTATTACGGCTGTGGGAAGAGACATTACTGAGCGGATACAAAGGGAGGAAGCGTTAAATAAAGCAATATTGGAACAAGAGATAATTATGGATGCCATACCAGACATCCTTTGCATACTTGACCTTAAGGGAAATATATTCAAATGGAATAAGAAGCTGGAGGTTATAACTGGCTTAACCAGCAAGGAATTACTGGGGAAGTCGCCACGTGATTTTTTCTCAAACAAAGAGGAGATACTAAATATAGATAAAAAAATTAAAGAGGGCTTTAATAAGGGTTATGCAGGAGTTGAAGTGCATCTCCTTGGAAAGGATGGAATATCTATACCCTACCAATTTGTTGGATCTATTCTGAGGGATATTTATGGCAAAATTATTGGCAGCATCGTTCTGGGTCGAGATATAACCGATCTTAGGGAGGCAGAAGAACGTACCTTGAGTTCTGAATCTAAATTCAGAGCTGTCTTTGAAAACGCCAATGATATGATTCTTCTACTGGATAGATATACAATAATTGATTGTAATCCCAGGATTAAGGCAATGTTTGGTTATGACTATGATTCCATATTGGGGCATAAGCTATATGAGATTGCTCCCTCCAGACAACCAGACAGCCTTTGGTCAAAGGAAAGCGCCTTTGAAAAGATTGAATCCGCTCTTTCAGGAGAACCTCAATTTTTCGAATGGCAGTTAATAAGCAATGATGGGAAAATATTGGATACAGAGATAAACCTAAACAGGGTTGAAATCGATGGGAAGATGTTAATTCAAGCGATTGTCAGAGATATTACAGAACGTAAGCGCGCAGAAAAGATCAATAGAAATCTTGCAAAGTTAAAGGACAGCCTCATTAGCGCGACAATCTTAATTTCCAAGAGATTAGATATTGATACCATTACAAAAGAGACGCTTTCAATGGCAAAGAGACTCACAGGGGCTAGCTCAGCAATTTTTTTGTATTGTGTCGATGAAAAAATAATTAAGTCTATTGAGGATGGCGTTTCAGATGATGACGCGGGAATCATAAAATCTTGGATAATGGAAAATACGATTCATGATATATTCCATTACGAAAGAAAGACAATCAGGACTGCTGATATATTTAAAGGGATAAAAAATGTAAACTTACATAAAAGCATAACTAACATAAGATCATTCCTCGGAACGCCAATTATTTATGGGGATAAAATTTTAGGTAGCATTTCACTTATCAATAAACTCAATTCACATGAATTCTCAATACAGGATCAGGATATTATTGAAACATTGGCAACACATGCTGCCGCTGCCATCAATAATACAAGACAATATGAAGAGACAAAATCCATTAATGTGGAATTGGAAGAGAGAATCAGAGAAAGGACAAAAGAGCTTGAGGAGGCAGTATTGAGTGCAGAAGTTGCCAACAGGGCAAAATCCAATTTTTTGGCGAATATGTCACATGAATTAAGAACACCGTTGAATGCTATCATTGGTTTCTCTGATGTCCTAAAGGAGCAATTTTTCGGAGAACTTAATGAAAAGCAGGCTGAGTATGTGGAGGATATTCTCGAGAGCGGAAGGCACCTTCTTGAATTGATCAATGACATTCTGGATATTTCAAAGGTTGAGTCAGGCAAGATGGAGCTTGAGCTATCTAAGGTCAATATTAAGGAGCTTCTGGAAAACAGCTTAGTAATGATTAAAGAGAAAGCATTGAAACATAATATTAAACTTGATCTAAGGATTACACAACCAGAATTAAATGAACTCGAGATTCTGGTTGATGAACGGAAATTAAAGCAAATTTTATTCAATCTTTTATCAAATTCATCAAAATTTACTCCTGATGGCGGATCTATTTTATTAGAGACTCATCGAAAGTGGAGGGAGTTGATCATTAGTGTAACTGATACAGGAATAGGTATACCTCCTGAATATCATAAAAAGATATTTCATGAATTTCATCAAATTAGAGATGAATTACATGACAAAACACCTGGCACAGGACTCGGCCTTTCAATATGCAAGCGTTTTGTAGAGATGCACGGAGGGAAGATATGGGTGGAAAGCGAAGGAGAAGGTAAAGGCAGCAAGTTTATTTTCCAGCTCCCTATAAAATATGAGGATGAAATATCTTTATTCAGAATAATAAACTTTGAGACAGTATTGAATCATCTAAAAAGGATTATAAGTTTAAGTAAAAGGTATGAAAGAACATTTACTCTATGCCGTTTGCATGCTGATGGTAAGGATTTTGGGGAAGAAGTCTTGCAGATAATGGATGTAATTGGAAAGGAAAAGAGAGACTATGATTTTATTGGAATAGATAATGAGGGAGATATCAATCTAATTCTTCAAGAGATCAATATACAAAAGGCTAAATCAGCCTGTATTCGCTTTAAAAGGAAGCTTGAGAAGGCTATAGATGGCCTCACTGTATCCTTTTCCCTGGCTGCTTTCCCAGAGGATGGAGAAGAGCCAGAGAGGTTATTGAAGAAAGTCTCCTTATCTCAAGAGGAAAGACCAGCTACGATTGGATAA